ATGCCCATTTTTTCTTCAATACCGGTGCATACAATGTCGTTGGGTTCTCCCACTGAACCGTTTGGGTTTACCCGGAATTTGGGCACCAGGAATAACGAGATACCTGCGGTACCGTCAGGCGCACCTTCAATACGGGCCAGAACCGGGTGGATGATATTTTCCACCAGATCATTTTCACCCGAAGATATAAAGATCTTGTTACCTGTGATGCTGTAGGTGCCGTCGCCATTGGGTATTGCCTTGGTGGTCAAGGCTCCCACGTCAGACCCTGCTTCGGGCTCGGTGAGCAGCATGGAGCCGCCCCAGACACCCGTGTACATCTTTTTTAAAAACAGATTTTTCTGTTCAGCCGTACCGAATTTTTCCACCAGCTTGCCTGCGCCGTGGGCCAGGATATTGTGGAGCATGAACGGATAGTTAGCACCGTTGAAATAGTTGTTGGCAGCCAGGGCCACGGTGGCAGGCATGCCCTGTCCACCCCACTGGGGATCATCACACATGGCGATCCATTCGCCTTGAACGAACAGTTTATACGCCCGGTGGAACACTTCGGGCACCGTGACCTTGCCGTTGTCAAAAATGCAGCCTTGTTCGTCGGCTTCCTTCAGAATAGGCAAAAGCTCTTTGAGCGCCAGGTTTCGGGCTTCGGATACCACCATATCAATGGTTTTTTTGTTAAAGTCGGCAAATAATTCATTCTGACTCAATGCCTGAATATTGAATTGTTCATGAAGAACAAAATCAATATCCCTGCGGTCTGCAACCTGCTGTGCCATCCCTCTATCTCCCTTTTTTTATATGAATGTCTGGGTGAGTTACTCAGATCTTTCAAACTTTGTTGTGGGCTATGCCTGGCAGTTGATATGTCAGGTCGGCCCATGGCCGTTATTTAGTGTAATCGTAGAATCCCTTGCCGGATTTGCGGCCCAGGTAGCCGGCACGAACCATCTTGCGCAGCAGGGGTGCGGGACGGTATTTGTCTTCTCCGAACTCTTCATGGAAGCTTTCAAGGACCAGCAGCAGGGTGTCCAGTCCCACCATGTCTGCCAGGGCCAAAGGACCTATGGGCATATTGGCACCCAGGGTCATGGCATTGTCAATGTCCCCGGGGCTGGCAATGTCTTCGGCCAGAGCAAAGACGGCCTCGTTGATCATGGGGCATAGTATCCGGTTCACGGCAAACCCCGGGGCTTCTTTGACCACAATGGCGGTTTTGTTGATTTTGTCCACAAACGCTTTTGATAGTCCCAAAGTCTCATCCGATGTGGAAAATCCTTTAATCAGCTCCACAAGGCGCATCACCGGCACGGGGTTAAAAAAATGCATGCCGATGAATTTATCCGGCCGGCCTGCGGCAACGGCCATTTCGGTGATGGAGAGACCTGACGTGTTTGAGGCAAATACAGTCTCTTTCTTACAGATGGCGGCCAGTTCCTGAAACACCTGTTTTTTGATCTCCAATACCTCTATGACGGCTTCGATCACCAGGTCTGCGTCCCGGGCTGCCATGGTCAAATCCGTGGTGCCGGTAACCCTGTCCATGATTGCGTCAGCATCATCAGCCGTCATTTTACCCTTGGACACGGCCCTTTCTAAATTGGCTTTTATGGTGGTCAGACCGTTTTCAACAAACCGATCTTCCATGTCCCTGATACTGACCTCAAATCCGGCCTGGGCTGCGCACTGGGCAATACCTGCGCCCATGATTCCTGCGCCGAGTACGGTAATTTTTTTCATTTCCATAGGGTTTCTCCTTTTCGAATTTAACTATTCAGGCGTTCTGGACAGACTCTATTTATATTTTGTACGGATATCTTTTTTGGAAATTTTGCCCACCGATGTTTTGGGAATCTGTTCATCAAGGATGATTTTAGAAGGAATCCCATATTTGGGAATATGGCCATTCTCAACATACTTCATACAGAAATCCTGAATATCATTGTCCTTAACTTTGCCCCGGAAACCGTCATGCAGCACCACCATGGCCATGGGACGTTCCCCCCATTTCTCATCACTGATACCGACCACAGCCACTTCGGATACCGCTTCATGCCGGGATATAATATCCTCAATTTCCAGGGAGGAGACCCATTCACCACCGGTTTTAATGACATCTTTGAGACGGTCTGTAATCTTAAGATAGCCTTCGGGATCAATCACCCCGATATCACCGGTATGGAGCCAGCCGTTTTCCCACAATTGTGCGGATTTTTCCTCATCCTTGATATACCCCTGGGTAAGCCAGGGGGAACGGACAACCACTTCACCGGCAGTCTGTCCGTCATGGGCAACCGGATTGCCGTTTGTATCCACCACTTCCAACCGGACATTGGTAATAGGCAACCCGGTCTTACAGCGGATCTCCACCAGGTCATCCTCACTTTTATCCATGAGATGGGGCTTGATATTGGCCAGCGTGAGCACCGGGCAGGTTTCGGACATGCCGTAGGCGGTATAAAGATTGATATTATTCTTCAAGCCTTGTTTACATAACCCTTGGGACAGCGCAGAGCCGCCGATGAGAACCTTCCAGCCGTCCAGATTCACTTTGGAGATTCCGGGACTGCTCAACAACATGTTAATAATTGTAGGGACACAATGGGAAAAGGTAACCTTTTCGGTAATAATAAGCTTGAGCAGCGTCTCGGGTTCATAGCGGCCGGGATACACCTGCTTGGCGCCCAGCATGGTCATCAGATAGGGCATGCCCCAGGCATGGACATGAAACATGGGGGTCAGCGGCATATACACATCCCCGGAATTTACACCGGCCTGGGATTCGAATGCAGTCAATCCGGACATCACGCCGTAGGTATGAAGCACTATCTGACGGTGGCTGAAGAATACACCTTTGGGAAGACCTGTGGTGCCGGTGGTGTAAAAGGTGGTGGCCATGGTATTTTCATCAAAGTCAGGAAAATCATACGCAGGTTGTGCATCGGACATCAGCGCTTCATATTCACCGGTAAAATTCATGTCCGATTCCGGTGCCCGGCCCTTGTCTGTGATCAGAACCACATGTTTAACGGTTTCAAACCGGTCTTTGACAGCGGACAGCAAAGGCAGAAAGTCCTCGTTCACCAGAATCACGTCATCTTCGGCATGGTTGATGGTGTAAATCAGTTGTTCGGCAGTCAGCCGGATGTTGATGGTATGCAGTACCGCCCCCATCATGGGAACAGCAAAGAAACATTCAAGATACCGATGTGAATCCCAGTCCATCATCGCCACGGTGTCACCGGGTTTTACCCCAAGCGTTGTCAGCATGTCGGCAAGTTTTCTCACCCGCTGGCCAAAATCCCTGTAGGTATACCGCATCAAATCACGATAAATGATTACCTGGTCCGGAGAGTAGATCAAAGGGGTTTCAAGAAGGTTTTTAATCAGCAGGGGATAGCTGTAGGCATCCTTGCAGGGTGCAATGAGCCTGGTGGTGTTGATATGGGTCATGGTGTTTCCTTTTTATTCGTTGTGGAATGGGCCTGGATGTTGACAGGCCGGATCACCCCATGGCTGTTATTGATTACTTAAATGACCGGTTCATTAATAATCAAAGCCTAAAAAGGAAAAAATAGGACAGCTCCCCAAATGCATGTAGGTCATGGACTTAAATATCTGTAGGTTCGGCACATAGCTTCTTATCAACTATCTTTAAACACACCGGTCTCCACCCAGATCACAGCATGGCGGATCAATTCGCTGGCATTGTCTAAATTCAGTTTTTCCTTGATCCGCTCCCGGTATGTCCCCACTGTCTTAATGCTGATATTCAACCGCACGGCAATCTCCTTTGATGTCAGACCGCATCCAATCATCTTGAAAATTTCGAGCTCCCTGTCTGAAACGGCGGCTAAAGGAGATGCCTGTTCCGGTTCCGACTGCCTGGTGAACACATTGAGCAGACGGCTCATAATCCTGGAACTGACATGAATCTGGCCATTGAGAATATTGCGAATAGCTGTGACAACGGATTCCGATGCTTCCTGCTTCATCAGATACCCTTGGGCCCCGGCCAGGAGACACCGCTCGGCATAAAGTGCCTCGTCAGACATGGAAAGAACCAATGTCCGGCAAAAATTGTGATTTTGATGGATTTGGCACACCAGATCAAAGCCGGAACTGTTTTTCAGTGACAGATCCACAATAGCCAGGTCCGGGCAGCACGAAATAACTAACCCTATGGCAGTATCCACATCTTCAGCTTCAGCACAAACCGAAAGATCAGATTCGCTGTCAATCATATCCTTGAGCCCCATTCTAAAAATGGGATGGTCTTCAACAATCAAAATTTTGCCGGACGTTTTTGTTTTCATAACTGATCTCCAAAGGCAGGCAGTTCCAGGTATACCCGGGTCCCCTTTTCCCCGGCCCGGGTTATGGTTAATCGCCCCCCGATACGGGCGGCCCTGTAGGACATAATTCTGATACCAAGCCCGGCATGGCTGCCCACCGGATCAAATCCTGACCCGTTATCGGTTATCGTCAACCGGATTTGGTCCTGATCCTTATCGAGACAAATCCTGATCCGGGTGCAACCGGCATGCTTTGCCGCATTATGAACTGCCTCATGGGCGATATAGTATACATGGGTAGCAATATTATTGTCCCGGAACGGTGGGATTATGCCCTGATCCGGCAGGCTGTCAAGGCAGCATTCAATCCTGAAAACATCCTTTACATACCGGACCAAGTCCGCAAGGGAGTCGTCAAACCTTCTATCTTCAAGGTTCACCGGGGACAACCCCCGGGACAGGTTTCTGGTTTTTTCGATGGCATCAAGAATCAGCGCTCTGATCTGATGTGTACGTTCGGCATCTTGCTTGGGCGATGCCTCGCTCTGTACCAGGCGTTTTTCCAGCATTTTAACCATAAATTCGATACCGATAAGCTGGGGGCATAAATCATCGTGCAGGGACATGGCTATTTTTTGCCGTTCATTCTGGGAAATATCTAAAATTTCGCGCTCAAGCCGACGGGATTCCGTAATATCCGCCATGGCGCCCAGAATGCAAGCCTCCCCCCACAAGGTGACACCTTCCCCTGAAATCAGGCCCTGACGCAATTGCCCTGATGCAGTTAAAAATCCCGTCTCCCGGTTTACCACAGGCCGCCGCTTTTTGATATCACTGAACAAGGCCCTGCCCTCCTCCCGTTTCTGGAAAAAAGATAGGGTTAAAAGCTCCTTTCCCACCAGATCCAACAGGTTATGGCCGGTGATTTTTAAAAAACTGTCGTTGACATTAATAATCCTGCTGCCGTCAAGTGTGGCAATAAACATACCCGATGGACTTGAACGAAAGGCCTTGGAAAACATCTCCTCGGACAATTTTAAAGCCTGCTCATTTTTTTTTCTCTGGACGATTTCTTCCTGAAGGTCCCTTGAGGAACATTCAAGGGTGCCCATGAAACGGTTAAAATAACCGGCAAGCTGGCCGATCTCATCTGTGGTTGTTACCGGCATTCGTACGCTGAAATCCCCGGATGCACCCTGGTCAAACTGATTCATAAGCGCACGCAGGGGCCTGACCACCGAGGCATTAATCCATAAAGAAAAGACAAAAACCAGTAAAGAGATCAGGACCACAATGGCGATAATAATGGTTTTTACGGTGTTCAACGGGGCGTAGATTTCATCCAGGAGACTGGCCGAGACGATGATCCAGTCATATTCAGGAATATAGTTAAAAATAGCCAATTTTTTCCGAGAAAACGGATCACCTGGATTTTTCCAGGAATAAATAATGCGCCCTGTCTTCATCCGGCATATCTCACGCACCCATAAATTTCCATCCCTGTCTTCGGCATCATAATAGTTACCACTGATGTGGGGATGGACAATCACATCTCCTTTACTGTCCATAATATAGGCATATCCGCTTTTCCCGAATTTAAGCTTCAGAATACTGTCACGAAAATCATCCACATTGATCAGCTCCCTGAATTCCTCCCGGTAGGAGGAAACGGCAATGATCCAGTCCCAGGGCTCAAAATAAGACATATACATGGCTTTGGGCCGTTTTTCCTGTTCTCCGGGATTTTTCCACTCATACACCAGGTAGCCTCTTTTTTTTTGAATCATTAACCGGACAAATTCCCTGTCCATAAAATTTTTTCCGGTAACACCGGATTGGGGATGCTCGGCAGCGATGCCGTCGGAATTGACACAAAAGATATACCCGGTACGACCAATGGTTTGGGAAAACAGCAATTTCCTGCATAAGGCCTTGGCCTTTGATTCCGTCAATTCCCTGCTTATGACCTGTTTATATATAGCTGCCACAATTTCCCTGTTTTTTTCAGCCACTGCACGCAAATGATTTTTAATGGAGGTATGAGCTGCCGTTTCCACCATGTTTCCGATGGCAAGGGTGGCATTGGTCAGTTCGCTTTCAATGTGGTTCTGAATGGTGTGCTGAACCTGGAGAATGATGATGACGCCACCAATGAGAAGTGCCGATAAAAAGGCAATGGTATATGCCCCCAGCAATTTTGACCGGATTCGAAGATTATTGGCAAATTTAATAATTTTGCTCATGCCCGGCATGAAATCATATAATAAACCAAAAATAAATAAACTTTGTGCGATGGAACTCTTTGATACAGGAGAAAATGTCACTGACGCTGCATTTGAAGTTGGCTACCGTGATGTTTCCGCTTTTATAGTTGCTTTCAAAAAAGCTTTTGGAACAACGATAGCAAAATACTTCAAGTCCAGGATTTTAGAGGGAAATATCCGCAAACTTACCGGCGCTTACAAAATTGGGAAAAAATAGTTTAACTGAGTGTTAAAAATATCGGAATCAAAGGGATAATCTGCGGTAACAGTCCACCATAAAAACGGAGTTTGTGGGAGAGGTAGTCTTCTTCTTAAACCCCTCAGTCTGATCGGCACAATTCGCAAGCGGCCATTAAAGTCTATCTACCGCAATACCAATACCATCCGAAACGATATTAAAAAAGAAGCCCGGGTTCAGGAATTAGTGTCCGAGCAGTTATATGCAATATTGACAAACTTCGATAGTTCGTTACTTTTTGATATGAACTATTACATATGTTGCCGAACAGCTAAAAAAACGTAATATCGCTTTTATCTGTGCTCGAGAAGCTATTCGTGATGACTGGTTTGCACCCATATTAAAAAAATCGTTCGGCGGTGTCTACATCGCCAATGAAGGGTTTACAAAAGAAACTGCTGAGGACGTTATTGTAAAAGAAAAAGCAGATGCAGTTGCCTTTGGTCAGCTGTTTATTGCCAATCCTGACTTACCTTATCGATTTAAAACAGATGAACCGCTTAATACCCCGGATACATCGACATTTTACGCTGGTGCAGATAAAGGTTATACTGATTACCCGTTTGTACATGTAAGTTAATGATAGCCGTTATGAGGTATTTGCAACAATGACATTGCCTAAGCCATCTGCTCAGCGCAGCATATCGACCTTCAATGAGGTTGTAAGATTAGCCGATTATTCTTTGATGGATACCCACCAATGTCCATTTGGAACCGGCAATGGTTACGGCGATGGCCGGGCGATATCAGTATTTGAAGGGGTATTTAAAGGGCAACGTTGGGAAATGCAAATAAAGGGTGGTGGTCCAACGCCTTATTGTCGTGGCGCCGACGGGCGTGCAGGGATTAATGCAGTTACTGACCAAATCAGAGGTGGATTACACCATTTTCTTCCGAGAATTATCCCATGTACCAGAGAATATTTCAGCCTTGAAAAAAAGCTTTTATAGCAAGACCTCACAACAACTTGATGAGCAATGGCAATCTTGGCTGAAAAGCTGGTACAACCTCGTTATCAAAGGCGGCAATTTGGCTGATATATCGGCAAAGATGAAACAGATTAACCCCAAATACGCATGGCGAGAGTGGTTGATTGTCCCCGCCTATCAACAAGCCATGCTGGGTGATTACACATTGGTAAGAGAGCTGCAAAAAGTTCTCAGCGCTCCATATCATGAGCAATCTCAAAGGGTAGAAGATAAATATTATCGTCTAAAACCTGAGGCGTTTTTTAACGTTGGTGGCGTTTCACACTATAGCTGTTCATCTTGAGTTTGAAAATATACTGAAACTTAGTAAACAGGTTTTCTTGGCCGGAAATCATTTTGCACTTCAACTTTTTCAGGTTGATCTGTCAGATCTTCAATTAAATCAAAACAGTTTTTAATTTTCTAAACCAGGACAAACAGGGAGAGTCTGAGGTGATTTTTCAACCCGGAAATCAGGCTCAAACAGATAGTAGTCCACGCTTTTTTCATAAATCGAATCTGCGCCTATCATCAACAGAAGAAGAGGCTTATTAGCTTATTGGAGAAACATCCGGCCAAGGACCTGGGTTGAGAATACAATCGTCTTCGATCCACCTTAACGAATTGTCCCATAAATAAAAATTTGAATGTTCGGCACTATCCTTTTGGGTGTATATGCTGTCATAGAATTTAATATTGTGGGAGACGAGCCATGACGGCACTGGTTATTTTTGTTGTGAGTTATCTGGGAATCGCCATGGGACGAATTCCCGGCCTGGCCGTGGACAGGGTAGGCATTGCCATCCTGGGGGCCATCGCCATGGTTTCCTTAGGTTCGGTATCGCCCCAGGAGGCGGTACGTTGCATTGATTTTCCAACCCTTTGTCTTTTGTACGGGCTGATGATCATTTCGGCCCAACTACGTCTCGGCGGGTTTTACACCGCTGTCGCTGAAAAAGTCCTTGGGTTTTCAGACCATCCCCGTTTGTTTCTTCTGGTGAGTATGCTTCTTTCCGCAGTTCTTTCCGCTGTTCTTGCCAACGACATTATCTGCTTTGCCATGGCACCGATTCTGGCCTATTCTCTCAAACGGGCAGGATTGAATCCTGTTCCCTTTTTACTGGGCCTGGCTGTTTCGAGCAATATTGGATCTGCGGCCACACTGATCGGAAATCCCCAGAATATGCTCATCGGGCAGGTGGGACATCTTTCCTTCGAAGCATTCTTTCTCTGGGCATATATGCCGTCTTGTCTTTCCCTGGTGGCCGCTTTCGGTATAATTGTAATGTATTATCGACAAAATTTAATCATTGAAAAAATCGAGACCATTAATGGGAACGACATGGCACTGCCTCAATTTGATTGCTGGCAAACTATAAAAGGCATTCTGGCCGTGGTGGTGCTGGTGGGACTATACCTGACTGACATTCCAAGGGATCTCTCCACCCTATCCGTGGCAGGATCACTTCTGCTGAGCCGAAAAATGAAAAGCCGGGATATGATGGCTCTGGTGGACTGGCATCTGATCACCTTGTTCTGCGCACTTTTTATTATTATTCACGGAATTTCTTTGGCCCATCTTCCGGAACGAGTACTTGAATTCCTATCCCAAAAAGGCTTTGAACTTACTCAACCAGCATTCCTCACCGGTGTTTCTGTTGTCCTATCCAATCTTTTCAGCAATGTTCCGGCCGTGATGATAGTGATTCCATGTCTGGATCAGGCCATTCCCGAACCCTGGTATATTCTGGCAATTTCCAGCACCTTTGCCGGGAACCTTTTTCTTTTGGGCAGTATCGCGAATCTGATTGTGGTTGAAAAAGCCTCTAACCATGACGTGGTTATATCCTTCAAGGAGCACGCCAGAATCGGTATCCCTGTGACCCTTCTGTCACTTCTTGTGCTGGTGGTATGGACATGGATATGACAACGGATTTAGAGATGAAACGCGTTCAATTACCAAAGCAATATCAGGTCAGTTATCTTATCTTTTTGAACATATGTTACAGGGAAAGTCCGGGGAAGTTGGCCGACCAAAAAACGGACCTTGCTTTGTAGGTAGTCTGCTCTATTGAGAATAATTTTTGTCTGGTAAAATCTAACTTTTCAATCCGACGTTTGACCGTAAGATTTATGGTCAGTCAGCGGAAAAAATCAAAGCACAACATCTTGGAGAACATGTTTGTCCGGAAAGCGAGCCCTACCATTTATAAGGTTCACTAGCGTGGTCTCCAATATCCTGATTCATTCTTTTGGAATTGATCACTGCATTCAAAATCTTGGCAGCCCGGTTAAATACCATCAATGCTCAGTCTCTGAAAAATCGGATTGGTAGGAATCGTGTCCTGGGAAATAAATATTATAGTGATCGCCCGGTAAATCAACTATGAATCATTGATTAGTTTTTAATATTTGCCTTGACAAAGATCTTCTCCCCATCCTATACGATAAATCGTAAAATTTTAGCTCTTTATATAAAAAGTTTGCCTTTCCATACAGGCATTGTTAATCGTTCTATTTTTGGAGACCCGCAATGATTGGAGAACAATTCAGGATATTTTTTTTAATACCACTGGCGATAACTCTTCTGTTTGTCTCTATCGCTTCAGCCGGAACCATAACCTGTGAATACGATGATCTGAACCGAATTGTGAAGATGGAAAAATCCGAAGATTACATCATTGAGTATTCTTACGATGATGCAGGGAACCGCACCCAAACCATAATTCAGGTCCAATCTGGGCTTGACCATGATTCGGACGGGGATATTGACGGAGCAGATCTGTACAATTTTTTGTCAGATTTTAGCGGTTCCGCCCAGGACCTTTATGATTTCTCGCAACTTTTCGGCACTCAAAATTAAAATCCAGGAGGAAGCATGGGAACATCCTTTAACCGAAAAAATATTTTCCAGAAAAACGCCCCTCTTAATAAATTGTTTCAAATAAAAAAATTCTACGTCCTCTGCTTTACCTGGTTATGGCTTATTTCTTTGGGAAGTTTAATCCTGAATTTCACGTTTTCTAATGTTCCTTTGGCCCATGCAGACGTTTCCGGGCCAGGTTGGGGCAATGTTAAAGGCCTGGCTGTTACGCCGAAGCAGGCCGCAGCATACTACGACCAGAAAAGAAAAGATATATCTATAACAAAAACGGCATTGGCTGTGGAAGAAAGCTTTGCAGATGAAATCACCACCGAAATTAACGAACTGGCGCGGGGCCTGAACTATAATCCAAAACTGATTTACGAGTATATCCGGAACCATGTGGATTACGTTCCCTATTACGGCTCTTTGAAAGGGGCGACCCTGACTTATCTGGACAGTTCCGGCAACGATTTTGACCAGGCATCGTTAATGGTTGCTTTGCTCAGAGCCAGCGGATACGCAGCCCAATACATTTATGGCACCTTGTCCATTCCGGCTTCCGGGGCAAGTGGCCAAAAAGACATGCAGCACTGGCTGGGCGTAACGAATAATTCTGTAGTTTCAAATATTTTAACGAATGGGGGTATTCCTTATACTTCCGGCTCAAACTATGAGGTAGACCGGGTTTGGGTCAGAGCCACTATCGACGGAACCACTTATGTGTTTGACCCGGCTTTTAAAGTATATGAAACTGTTTCCGGAATTGATCTTGCCGATGCCATGGGCTACGACCAGACACAATTGCTTTCAGTAGCCGGCGGCACTGCGGATACGGATGGCAATTATATCCAAAGCTTAAACGAAAATGCCTTGGGAACGCAACTGACCTCCTATTCGACCGCTTTATTCAACGCGATCCGAACCAGCTATCCCAATGCCTCAATGGAAGAGATCATTGGCGGCAGGACAATTGTTCCCGAATACCTGACACAGCTTCCCACCAGCCTTGAATTTACCATAATATCGCAAAATACCCCCTGGGATGAAATACCGTCAGAGTATACACACACCGTCAATATCAGCTACGGAGATATTAATAAAACCCTTGATATTCCTACTCTCGGGGGAAAAAGACTTTCTGTTACATACAGTGATACCAGCGAAAGCCAGGCGGCTGCAACCCTGGCTCAGACGGATAATACGGATTCTACAATCCTGGAGTTGCAAGAGAACAACTTAAATCTTGCTTCCTCCATTCGTCTTCCATCACCTTTGATTGATGATGAACTTGTTTTTGCAACTGCTGCCACGGCTTCAAGCGCTTCTTTGGGGTCTGTGGACCAAAACGGATCTTTGGAAACCACGCTATATAAAGCTGGTAATAGTAACTCGGTGACGATTACAGTTATCGTTACGCTATCCTCCCAAACTGCTTTCTCTTTAGAAAGTGGAGGAGACACCCATTCTTTAGATCCCGGCGAATCTGTTCCAATACGGGTTAAATTTGACGGCACAGACCAGTCTTTGGGAACAAAAACTGCTACATTAACAGTGGCGTACTGGCATGGAACCAATAACTTTGCCAATCAGGTCATTGATTTGACAGGCACCGTTACAGAATCCTCAGAATGCGATTTTGGTCAGGAAGAAATCAATTCAGCGCCTACAAAATCATATACGATGACAAACACGAGCGGTGTTGATCAAACCATAGAAAGTTTTTCAATAGATGGAGACAATCCGGAACAATTTGATGTTTCTGTAACTACCGGGACATGGGCTTCAGGAGAAACTTTACCGTTTACACTTTCATATCTGACAAGTGCTGTGGGTACACATTCGGCTGTGCTAAAACGTACAATCAGCTATGAAGGCGACTATGGAACCGTAGTCCGCGTTTACGGCATGACACTGTCCGGAGAGACAATCCGTCCGCCCACGGCTCAATTATGGCTGGATGACGAGTTGATCGCAACAGAAACAGATCCGGGCTCGGGAGACAATCCGGACACAATGGTTCTGACTATTGAACATCCATACCCGGATGACTCCTTAAGTACCTGGTCCGGACAGGAAGTAGAATACCCCATGAGCCGGGGGGGAACCTATTATGTTATTATATATGATTTCGGCGGAAGCCGGGACGGAAGACTGCTTGAACAGCGCCAGCGCAAGATGAAAGACTACCGTCTGGCCGGATATGGGGACGAATCCCGGCAGGTGATCACGGAAACCCTGAACGTCATGGGCATGACCTGGATGCGTGACACCACCCTTAACGCCAATCTGCTCAATGAACTGTCCGGTGTTCTGGCTATCCGTCACCACAGATTCGGAGTGATGGCCCAGGAAAGCGGCTATTACATTGATGTAAAGGCGCAAAGATCAAGCAGTGTTTCAAGAAATAACGATTCAGATGCCCTGGAGGCCCGGTTCAAGGCCGGCAATTTCCTGGACAGTGCTCTGGAACACGGGGTTCTGGAGCAGATGCAGGTGAACCGTCCGGCGGTGTCAACAGTCAAATTGCTTGATATAACCAATAACGATCAAGACCCGGTATTCCTGGTGACGTCCGCTAATTTTGACAGCATCAAAGACCAGCTTGATTATGACGATGA
Above is a window of uncultured Desulfobacter sp. DNA encoding:
- a CDS encoding SLC13 family permease, producing the protein MTALVIFVVSYLGIAMGRIPGLAVDRVGIAILGAIAMVSLGSVSPQEAVRCIDFPTLCLLYGLMIISAQLRLGGFYTAVAEKVLGFSDHPRLFLLVSMLLSAVLSAVLANDIICFAMAPILAYSLKRAGLNPVPFLLGLAVSSNIGSAATLIGNPQNMLIGQVGHLSFEAFFLWAYMPSCLSLVAAFGIIVMYYRQNLIIEKIETINGNDMALPQFDCWQTIKGILAVVVLVGLYLTDIPRDLSTLSVAGSLLLSRKMKSRDMMALVDWHLITLFCALFIIIHGISLAHLPERVLEFLSQKGFELTQPAFLTGVSVVLSNLFSNVPAVMIVIPCLDQAIPEPWYILAISSTFAGNLFLLGSIANLIVVEKASNHDVVISFKEHARIGIPVTLLSLLVLVVWTWI